Proteins co-encoded in one Ralstonia sp. RRA genomic window:
- a CDS encoding DUF2917 domain-containing protein yields the protein MKAVLTKIVFTLQPGEVVALRMPANQNLRVEEAYGRDVWVTHENKAGDEWLHAGGSVAVKRGEEIVVSVDPKAAGPVSLAVEALDGHMPRKPWHVTDGWRHTLAALGWNEHAETPIVAA from the coding sequence ATGAAAGCTGTACTAACAAAAATTGTATTCACTCTCCAACCCGGCGAAGTGGTGGCATTGCGTATGCCGGCGAACCAGAACCTGCGGGTTGAAGAGGCCTATGGCCGTGACGTATGGGTCACGCACGAGAACAAAGCCGGTGACGAATGGCTGCACGCCGGTGGCAGCGTCGCGGTGAAACGCGGCGAGGAAATCGTCGTCTCGGTCGACCCGAAAGCTGCTGGCCCGGTGTCGCTGGCCGTGGAAGCGCTGGACGGCCACATGCCGCGCAAGCCGTGGCACGTGACGGACGGCTGGCGCCATACGCTCGCCGCGCTCGGCTGGAACGAGCACGCCGAAACGCCGATCGTGGCAGCCTGA
- a CDS encoding transcriptional regulator GcvA, with protein sequence MTEIREPMRLPPLGALRVFEAAARYESFSRAATELFVTHGAVSHQMRTLEEELGVPLFERRGKRVTLTHAGRVYADRVREALDQIAQATHQLRAGNRDNRLAISTMPSFAARWLTPHIGTFIEKHPELEVELFSSPALVDFGREEVDVALRMGSGNYPGLYVEKLLDDVFFPICSPSFNDGRLPRTVAEMATMTLLRSEGEDWTPWFEAAGVPGFVEPRGGLMFQDSSLLLQAAAAGQGIALIRPTLAFNELLAGRVVRLFETTTPCPWNYYFVCPHSALQTPKMQAFRAWLLPEIAAFKLKLERLMDDNTVCLGHVAKG encoded by the coding sequence ATGACGGAGATCCGCGAACCGATGCGCCTGCCACCGCTGGGCGCACTGCGGGTGTTCGAGGCGGCGGCCCGCTATGAGAGTTTTTCGCGCGCGGCGACGGAGTTGTTCGTCACGCACGGTGCGGTCAGCCATCAGATGCGCACGCTGGAGGAGGAGCTGGGCGTGCCGCTGTTCGAGCGGCGCGGCAAGCGCGTCACGCTCACCCATGCGGGCCGTGTCTACGCCGATCGCGTGCGTGAGGCGCTTGATCAGATCGCCCAGGCCACGCATCAGTTGCGCGCCGGCAACCGTGACAACCGTTTGGCCATCAGCACCATGCCGTCGTTTGCGGCGCGCTGGCTGACGCCGCATATCGGCACCTTCATCGAAAAGCACCCCGAACTGGAGGTGGAGCTGTTTTCCAGCCCCGCGCTGGTCGATTTCGGGCGCGAAGAGGTGGATGTGGCGCTGCGCATGGGCTCGGGCAACTATCCGGGCCTGTATGTGGAGAAGCTGCTCGACGACGTGTTCTTCCCGATCTGCAGCCCGTCGTTCAACGATGGGCGCCTGCCGCGCACTGTGGCCGAGATGGCGACCATGACCCTGCTGCGCAGCGAGGGGGAGGATTGGACGCCCTGGTTCGAGGCGGCCGGCGTGCCCGGGTTTGTCGAGCCGCGCGGCGGGCTGATGTTCCAGGATTCATCGCTGCTACTGCAGGCCGCGGCGGCCGGGCAGGGCATTGCGCTGATCCGTCCGACACTGGCGTTCAACGAGTTGCTTGCGGGCCGCGTGGTGCGCCTGTTCGAAACGACGACGCCGTGCCCGTGGAACTACTACTTCGTCTGCCCGCACAGCGCGCTGCAAACGCCCAAGATGCAGGCGTTTCGCGCGTGGCTGCTGCCGGAGATTGCCGCGTTCAAGCTCAAGCTGGAGCGGCTGATGGACGACAACACCGTCTGCCTGGGCCACGTCGCCAAAGGGTGA
- a CDS encoding DUF493 family protein: protein MTSSHTPPPPGHIPPEQSLIEYPSDFPIKVMGAMQDDFAETIVKLVQQHDPEFHAGRLEMRPSSSGNYLGLTVIVRATSREQLDALYQALTSHPMVKIVL, encoded by the coding sequence ATGACCTCTTCGCACACACCCCCGCCGCCGGGCCACATCCCCCCCGAGCAATCGCTGATCGAGTATCCGAGCGACTTCCCCATCAAGGTGATGGGGGCGATGCAGGATGATTTTGCCGAGACGATCGTCAAGCTGGTTCAGCAGCACGATCCGGAGTTCCACGCCGGTCGTTTGGAAATGCGTCCGTCGTCGAGCGGCAATTACCTCGGCCTGACCGTCATCGTGCGCGCCACCAGCCGCGAGCAGCTCGATGCGCTGTACCAGGCGCTGACGAGCCACCCGATGGTCAAGATCGTGCTGTAA
- a CDS encoding D-alanyl-D-alanine carboxypeptidase family protein — protein sequence MQTRFTASVFSSAAVTVVAAATLVTALPAAAQSVPAPQVAARSWMLTDVTSGQVLAGANMDERIEPASLTKLMTAYLVFEAVRDGKLKYDQMITPTETVRTVKTDESRMFLQPGKPASVRELTQGLIIQSGNDAALVLAEAVGGTETNFVMLMNREAERLGMKNTHFANAAGLPDPNHYSTARDLSILTSALIKNFPQDYKFYSQKEFTYNNIKQPNRNRLLWLDPTVDGGKTGHTKSAGYCLVTSANRPLPDVPGANRRLLSVIVGTKSDAIRTQESLKVLNYGYQFFDTVRLYQAQAPLQTPDVYKGQAKTVKLGVAEDKWITVPKGAGARLKPVLERKEPLIAPITQGQQLGTVKVMDGSTVVSEFPVVALEAVPEAGFIGRTIDSVKLWFKKK from the coding sequence ATGCAGACCCGTTTCACCGCTTCCGTCTTCTCTTCCGCCGCTGTCACCGTTGTTGCCGCAGCCACGCTTGTCACGGCGTTGCCAGCCGCGGCGCAGTCCGTGCCTGCCCCGCAAGTCGCGGCCCGCTCGTGGATGCTGACTGACGTGACCAGCGGCCAGGTGCTCGCTGGCGCCAACATGGACGAGCGCATCGAGCCCGCCTCGCTCACCAAGCTGATGACGGCCTACCTGGTCTTCGAAGCCGTGCGCGACGGCAAGCTCAAGTACGACCAGATGATCACGCCCACGGAGACCGTGCGCACCGTCAAGACCGACGAATCGCGCATGTTCCTGCAGCCGGGCAAACCCGCCTCGGTGCGTGAGCTGACGCAGGGTCTGATCATCCAGTCGGGCAACGATGCAGCGCTTGTGCTGGCCGAGGCCGTGGGCGGCACCGAGACCAACTTCGTGATGCTGATGAACCGCGAAGCCGAACGCCTGGGCATGAAGAACACGCACTTCGCCAATGCCGCTGGCCTGCCCGACCCGAACCACTACAGCACGGCACGTGATCTTTCGATCCTGACGTCGGCGTTGATCAAGAACTTCCCGCAGGACTACAAGTTCTACTCGCAGAAAGAATTCACCTATAACAACATCAAGCAGCCCAACCGCAACCGTCTGCTGTGGCTCGACCCGACCGTTGACGGCGGCAAGACGGGCCACACCAAGTCGGCCGGTTACTGCCTGGTCACGTCGGCCAACCGGCCTCTGCCGGATGTGCCGGGTGCGAACCGTCGCCTGCTGTCGGTCATCGTCGGCACCAAGAGCGACGCCATCCGCACACAGGAAAGCCTGAAGGTCCTGAACTACGGCTACCAGTTCTTCGACACGGTGCGCCTGTACCAAGCCCAGGCGCCGCTGCAGACGCCTGACGTGTACAAGGGCCAGGCCAAGACCGTGAAGCTGGGCGTGGCCGAAGACAAGTGGATCACCGTGCCCAAGGGCGCAGGTGCGCGCCTGAAGCCGGTGCTTGAGCGCAAGGAACCGCTGATCGCCCCGATCACGCAGGGCCAGCAGCTCGGCACGGTCAAGGTGATGGATGGCTCGACCGTGGTGTCGGAATTCCCGGTGGTGGCGCTGGAAGCCGTGCCGGAAGCCGGCTTCATTGGCCGCACGATTGACTCGGTCAAGCTGTGGTTTAAAAAGAAGTAA
- a CDS encoding alpha/beta hydrolase: MNVHTEERLIPGPVGQIDLSIDLPDATMGAPRGLALVGHPHPLFGGTKDNKVAQTLARTFVGLGYATVRLNFRGVGKTEGTHDNGIGEQDDVLAVLDWMRTQTEWSADVATLPLALGGFSFGSFVISHVARRLAEAGTPAERLALVGTATSRWDVAPVPADTIIIHGEQDDTVPLIDVLNWARPQELPVIVIPGADHFFHRKLHLIKQLIAGAWAPRP, encoded by the coding sequence ATGAACGTGCATACCGAAGAACGCCTGATTCCCGGCCCGGTCGGACAGATCGACCTGTCGATTGACCTGCCCGATGCGACCATGGGCGCGCCGCGTGGCCTGGCACTGGTTGGTCATCCGCACCCGCTGTTTGGCGGCACCAAGGACAACAAGGTCGCGCAGACCTTGGCACGCACCTTCGTCGGCCTCGGCTATGCGACGGTGCGCCTGAACTTCCGCGGCGTGGGCAAGACCGAAGGCACGCACGACAACGGCATCGGCGAGCAGGACGACGTGCTGGCCGTGCTCGACTGGATGCGTACGCAAACCGAATGGTCGGCCGATGTGGCCACGCTGCCGCTGGCACTCGGCGGCTTCTCGTTCGGCAGCTTCGTCATCTCGCATGTGGCACGCCGCCTGGCCGAGGCCGGCACGCCTGCCGAGCGCCTGGCGCTGGTCGGCACCGCCACCTCGCGCTGGGACGTGGCGCCGGTGCCGGCTGACACCATCATCATCCACGGCGAGCAGGACGACACCGTGCCGCTCATCGACGTACTCAACTGGGCGCGCCCGCAGGAATTGCCCGTCATCGTCATTCCAGGCGCGGATCATTTCTTCCACCGCAAGCTGCACCTGATCAAGCAGCTCATTGCCGGCGCCTGGGCGCCACGGCCCTAA
- a CDS encoding ferredoxin, translating into MSSHYQHHVFFCLNEREDGSRCCADFGAKAMQEYAKKRCKELGINGEGRVRINKAGCLDRCELGPVLVVYPEAVWYTFVDKEDIDEIIQSHLIEGKPVERLMVDRPANA; encoded by the coding sequence ATGAGCAGCCACTACCAGCACCACGTTTTCTTCTGCCTGAACGAACGCGAGGACGGCTCGCGCTGCTGTGCCGACTTTGGCGCCAAGGCCATGCAGGAATACGCCAAGAAGCGCTGCAAGGAACTCGGCATCAACGGCGAAGGCCGCGTGCGCATCAACAAGGCCGGCTGCCTCGACCGCTGCGAACTCGGTCCGGTGCTGGTGGTCTACCCCGAGGCCGTCTGGTACACCTTCGTTGACAAAGAAGACATCGACGAAATCATCCAGAGCCACCTGATTGAAGGCAAACCGGTCGAACGGCTGATGGTCGACCGCCCTGCCAACGCCTGA
- a CDS encoding dicarboxylate/amino acid:cation symporter: MKKPFYKILYVQVLAAIVIGVLLGHYSPELAVKMKPLGDGFIQLIKMVIGPIIFCTVVSGIAGMRDMKKVGRVGGKALLYFEVVSTFALVIGLAAGHIFNPGAGFNVDVHTIDAKAVAQYAAKAQSASTVDFLLNIIPSTVVDAFAKGDILQILLIALLFGGALSAMGDRAQMVTDFIDQISHVFFRIVHVITRVAPIGAFGAMAFTIGKYGVISLVPLLKLVGTFYLTAIIFVVVVLGIIARLVGFNIFRFVAYIKEELLIVLGTSSSESALPHLMEKMEKLGCSKSVVGLVVPTGYSFNLDGTNIYMTMAVIFISQALNIELTWTQQLTILAVAMLTSKGASGITGAGFITLAATLAVVPTIPVAGMVLILGIDRFMSECRALTNITGNGVACVVISAWERELDRAKLARVLSGNRSDEGVPATPAA; the protein is encoded by the coding sequence ATGAAAAAACCGTTCTACAAAATCCTGTACGTACAGGTGCTGGCGGCCATCGTCATCGGCGTTCTGCTGGGCCACTATTCGCCCGAACTGGCCGTGAAGATGAAGCCGCTGGGCGATGGCTTCATCCAACTGATCAAGATGGTGATCGGGCCGATCATCTTCTGTACGGTCGTCTCCGGCATTGCCGGCATGCGCGACATGAAGAAGGTGGGCCGCGTGGGCGGCAAGGCGCTGCTCTACTTTGAGGTTGTCTCGACCTTCGCGCTGGTGATTGGTTTGGCGGCCGGCCATATCTTCAACCCGGGTGCGGGCTTCAACGTTGACGTGCACACCATCGACGCCAAGGCCGTGGCGCAGTACGCCGCCAAGGCGCAATCGGCCAGCACGGTGGACTTCCTGCTGAACATCATCCCGAGCACGGTGGTGGATGCCTTCGCCAAGGGTGACATCCTGCAGATCCTGCTGATCGCGCTGCTGTTTGGCGGTGCGCTCTCGGCCATGGGCGACCGTGCCCAGATGGTCACGGACTTCATCGACCAGATCTCGCACGTGTTCTTCCGCATCGTGCACGTCATCACGCGCGTGGCCCCGATCGGCGCGTTCGGTGCGATGGCGTTCACCATCGGCAAATACGGTGTGATCTCGCTGGTGCCGCTGCTCAAGCTGGTGGGCACGTTCTACCTGACGGCCATCATCTTCGTGGTGGTGGTCCTGGGCATCATCGCGCGGCTGGTCGGCTTCAACATCTTCCGCTTTGTCGCGTACATCAAGGAAGAGCTGCTGATCGTGCTGGGCACGAGCTCGTCGGAATCGGCGCTGCCGCACCTGATGGAAAAGATGGAGAAGCTGGGCTGCTCGAAGTCGGTGGTGGGCCTGGTGGTTCCGACCGGTTACTCGTTCAACCTGGACGGCACCAACATCTACATGACGATGGCGGTGATCTTCATCTCGCAGGCGCTGAACATCGAGCTGACCTGGACGCAGCAACTGACCATCCTGGCCGTGGCCATGCTGACGTCCAAGGGCGCATCGGGCATCACCGGCGCGGGCTTCATCACGCTGGCCGCCACGCTGGCCGTGGTGCCGACGATTCCGGTGGCGGGCATGGTGCTGATCCTGGGGATCGACCGCTTCATGAGCGAGTGCCGCGCGCTGACCAACATCACCGGCAACGGTGTGGCCTGCGTGGTGATCTCGGCGTGGGAACGCGAGCTGGATCGCGCCAAGCTGGCCCGTGTGCTGTCGGGCAACCGCAGCGACGAAGGCGTGCCGGCCACCCCGGCAGCTTGA
- a CDS encoding sensor histidine kinase — protein sequence MALEDKAKILPVAQLQPMSDPDFSFTSASGSRRGFWWLVAAGLVALMTVVCATTFVVTWNRGLAQAQQAAGGRVDRYAANLKSTLDRYEYLPALVALHPFIHDLLANPTLANVERANRYLREVNDRAHATATYVIAPSGRAMAASNYNQPDSFVGAEYLFRPYFQQAAAGHVGRFYGIGITREEPGYYISQPVMQDGRVIGVTVVKLNLEWFGRASHDASEPVMVADENGVIFLSSVPAWQYRTVEPLTSHLQAQLESTRQYYRKQITPLPLQPEAPAFLRLTGRLPEGAELVRIGERLNATRYLQVSRDLVEPDWTLMYLTPVDPVMSAARSATVAAAFAFAFACLLLFYWRQRRLRMMEMLRSRRMLETAYDQLERRVEDRTADLMATNEQLQHEIVDRTRAEAELRATQDELVQASKLAALGQMAAGITHELNQPLAALRTFSDNTRILLERGQHGAATDNLQAIADLTERMGKITAQLKLFAGRSRRKHSDVQVRVALDHSLALLRPRLGDVRLELHWRVPEVEAIVRADELKLEQVLINLIGNALDAIGTSEAGRPGRIDIDIGPAEGVPSQLSIAVRDNGAGIPPDAMPHLFEPFFTTKEIGQGLGLGLAISTSIARDFGGSLSAANVPGGGAQFTLTLVRAEVTSATPS from the coding sequence ATGGCTTTGGAAGACAAGGCGAAGATACTCCCCGTCGCCCAACTCCAGCCGATGTCCGATCCCGATTTCTCATTCACCAGCGCCTCCGGCTCGCGACGCGGGTTCTGGTGGCTGGTGGCGGCCGGGCTCGTGGCACTGATGACCGTAGTGTGCGCGACCACCTTTGTGGTGACGTGGAACCGCGGTCTCGCGCAGGCGCAACAAGCCGCCGGCGGCCGTGTCGACCGCTACGCCGCCAACCTCAAGAGCACGCTCGACCGCTACGAATACCTGCCGGCGCTGGTGGCGCTGCATCCGTTCATCCACGATCTGCTGGCCAACCCGACGCTGGCCAACGTCGAGCGTGCCAATCGCTACCTGCGCGAGGTCAATGACCGCGCACACGCCACGGCCACGTACGTGATCGCCCCCAGCGGCCGAGCGATGGCGGCCTCCAACTACAACCAGCCCGACAGTTTTGTCGGCGCGGAATATCTGTTCCGGCCGTATTTCCAGCAGGCGGCGGCGGGCCACGTCGGGCGTTTCTACGGTATCGGCATCACACGTGAAGAGCCGGGCTACTACATCTCGCAACCCGTCATGCAAGACGGCCGCGTGATTGGCGTGACGGTGGTCAAGCTCAACCTCGAATGGTTCGGCCGCGCGAGCCACGATGCGTCGGAGCCGGTGATGGTGGCCGACGAGAACGGCGTGATCTTCCTGTCGTCCGTACCGGCATGGCAGTACCGCACCGTCGAGCCCTTGACGTCGCATCTGCAGGCGCAGCTGGAATCCACCCGCCAGTACTACCGCAAGCAGATCACGCCACTGCCATTGCAGCCCGAGGCACCTGCCTTCCTGCGCTTGACCGGACGCTTGCCCGAGGGCGCCGAGCTTGTGCGCATCGGTGAGCGCCTCAATGCCACGCGCTATCTGCAGGTCTCGCGCGATCTGGTCGAACCGGACTGGACGCTGATGTACCTCACCCCTGTGGACCCGGTGATGAGTGCCGCGCGCAGCGCCACGGTGGCCGCCGCGTTCGCCTTTGCGTTTGCGTGCCTGCTGCTGTTCTATTGGCGCCAGCGCCGTCTGCGCATGATGGAAATGCTGCGCAGCCGCAGGATGCTCGAAACTGCGTATGACCAGCTCGAACGCCGCGTTGAAGACCGCACGGCCGACCTGATGGCCACCAACGAACAGCTCCAGCACGAGATCGTCGACCGCACCCGCGCCGAGGCCGAACTGCGCGCCACGCAAGACGAACTCGTACAGGCCAGCAAGCTTGCCGCGCTTGGCCAGATGGCCGCCGGCATCACGCACGAGTTGAACCAGCCGCTGGCCGCGCTGCGCACCTTTTCCGACAACACGCGCATCCTGCTGGAGCGCGGCCAGCACGGCGCCGCCACCGACAACCTGCAAGCCATTGCCGACCTGACCGAGCGCATGGGCAAGATCACCGCGCAGCTCAAGCTGTTTGCAGGACGCTCGCGCCGCAAGCACAGCGACGTGCAGGTGCGCGTGGCGCTCGATCACTCGCTGGCGCTACTGCGTCCGCGCCTGGGCGACGTGCGGCTCGAACTGCATTGGCGCGTGCCCGAAGTCGAAGCCATCGTCCGGGCCGATGAACTGAAGCTTGAGCAGGTCCTCATCAACCTGATCGGCAACGCGCTGGATGCCATCGGCACCAGCGAAGCCGGGCGCCCAGGCCGCATCGACATCGACATTGGTCCCGCCGAGGGCGTGCCGTCGCAATTGAGTATTGCCGTGCGCGACAATGGCGCCGGCATTCCGCCCGACGCCATGCCGCACCTGTTCGAGCCCTTCTTCACCACCAAGGAGATCGGCCAGGGCCTGGGCCTGGGGCTTGCGATTTCCACCAGCATCGCGCGCGACTTCGGCGGCTCACTCTCGGCCGCGAACGTACCGGGTGGCGGCGCGCAATTTACGCTGACACTGGTACGCGCCGAGGTGACCTCGGCCACTCCATCCTGA
- a CDS encoding sigma-54 dependent transcriptional regulator: MSEGLNVLFIEDDPPVRQATAQSLELAGFNVQAFGSAEEAVGKIDANFPGVVVSDLRLPGASGLDVLAHCQSFGTGIPVVLVTGHGDITMAVQAMRDGAFDFIEKPFPAERLTETVRRAVERRALELENRALRRELAGPAAGTRIIGRSPAMGAVRALIENVATTDAPVLINGETGTGKELVARSLHMLSPRHDKPFIALNCGAVPEAIFESEMFGHEAGAFTGAGKRRIGKLEHASGGTLFLDEIESMPIALQVKLLRVLQEGALERLGSNESVRIDVRIVAAAKGDMEALIDAGGFRRDLYYRLNVVAIDLPPLRERREDIIPLFEHFLLEAAVRYQRPLPMLAERQRHELMQSSWPGNVRELRNAADRLVLGVGRTPVVTDASEDGMPLKERVERYERTVIAETLARTGGSVHQAADILQMGRATLYDKIKRYGL, from the coding sequence ATGTCCGAAGGCTTGAACGTTCTCTTCATCGAAGACGACCCGCCTGTGCGCCAGGCCACCGCGCAGAGCCTGGAGCTGGCCGGCTTCAACGTGCAGGCGTTCGGCAGCGCCGAAGAAGCCGTCGGCAAGATCGACGCCAACTTTCCCGGCGTGGTGGTGAGCGACCTGCGCTTGCCAGGCGCCAGTGGCCTGGACGTGCTTGCGCATTGTCAGTCGTTCGGCACGGGGATTCCCGTTGTGCTCGTCACCGGCCACGGCGACATCACCATGGCCGTGCAGGCGATGCGCGATGGCGCGTTCGACTTTATCGAGAAGCCGTTCCCTGCTGAACGCCTGACCGAGACCGTGCGCCGCGCCGTTGAGCGCCGCGCGCTGGAGCTGGAAAACCGCGCGCTGCGCCGCGAGCTGGCGGGGCCGGCGGCGGGTACACGCATCATCGGCCGCTCGCCGGCGATGGGCGCGGTGCGTGCGTTGATCGAGAACGTGGCCACCACCGATGCGCCGGTGCTCATCAACGGTGAGACCGGCACCGGCAAGGAACTGGTCGCACGCAGCCTGCACATGCTGTCGCCGCGTCACGACAAGCCGTTCATCGCACTGAATTGCGGCGCGGTGCCCGAGGCGATTTTCGAGAGCGAGATGTTCGGCCACGAGGCCGGCGCGTTCACCGGTGCGGGCAAGCGGCGCATCGGCAAGCTGGAGCACGCCTCGGGCGGCACGCTGTTCCTCGACGAGATCGAGAGCATGCCGATCGCGCTGCAGGTGAAGCTGCTGCGTGTGCTGCAGGAAGGCGCGCTGGAGCGGTTGGGTTCCAACGAGTCGGTACGCATTGACGTGCGCATCGTTGCCGCCGCCAAGGGCGACATGGAGGCGCTGATCGATGCCGGGGGCTTCCGGCGCGACTTGTACTACCGCCTGAACGTGGTCGCCATCGACCTGCCGCCGCTGCGCGAGCGCCGCGAAGACATCATCCCGCTGTTCGAGCACTTCCTGCTGGAAGCCGCCGTGCGCTACCAGCGCCCGCTGCCGATGCTGGCCGAGCGCCAGCGCCACGAGTTGATGCAATCGAGCTGGCCCGGCAATGTGCGGGAGCTGCGCAACGCGGCGGACCGCCTCGTGCTCGGCGTCGGTCGCACGCCAGTCGTGACGGATGCTTCGGAAGACGGCATGCCGCTCAAGGAGCGCGTGGAGCGCTACGAGCGTACGGTCATTGCCGAAACGCTGGCGCGCACGGGTGGTTCGGTGCACCAGGCGGCGGACATCCTGCAGATGGGCCGTGCCACGCTGTACGACAAGATCAAGCGGTACGGCCTGTAA
- a CDS encoding FAD-binding oxidoreductase, translating to MGGQIAAEHSLHLDMRQFNRVVRYDAAAKVVRVQTGMRWRDLQTVIDPDDLSVKIMQSYANFTVGGALSVNAHGRYVGAGPVINSVRAIQLALADGSLVEASRTSNADLFHAAIGGYGAIGVITEAELDLVPNVVMERRVHRMPVSRYPVFFREQVRGDPHVVMHNADLAPPHFNQATAVSWFSTDKPVTVQDRLVPQGQSYKIDQAVMWGVAKLPGGDLVRKDVVDPLRYLSHPVVRRNYEASLDVASLGPLAAGGSLYALQEYFIPVAQFDAFAPRIAAILRNHHVHAINISIRHAPADTGSWLAWAQEEVFSFVLYYWQGMSAADQKRVGIWTRELIDAALALGGTYYLPYQLHATPAQFARAYPKASQLLALKARLDPENRFRNKLWDKYGTTSQQLS from the coding sequence ATGGGCGGGCAGATTGCCGCCGAGCATAGCCTGCACCTGGACATGCGGCAGTTCAACCGTGTGGTGCGCTATGACGCAGCAGCCAAGGTGGTGCGCGTGCAGACGGGCATGCGCTGGCGCGATCTACAAACGGTGATCGATCCCGACGATCTGTCGGTGAAGATCATGCAGAGCTATGCCAACTTCACCGTCGGTGGCGCGCTGTCGGTGAACGCACACGGGCGCTACGTCGGCGCGGGTCCGGTAATCAACTCGGTGCGTGCGATTCAGCTGGCGCTTGCAGATGGCTCGCTGGTGGAGGCCTCACGCACGAGCAACGCAGATCTGTTCCATGCCGCAATCGGTGGCTATGGAGCGATCGGTGTCATCACTGAAGCAGAGCTGGATCTGGTGCCCAATGTGGTGATGGAGCGCCGTGTACATCGCATGCCTGTGAGTCGCTACCCAGTGTTCTTTCGGGAGCAGGTGCGGGGAGATCCGCACGTGGTCATGCACAACGCCGACCTGGCGCCGCCTCACTTCAATCAGGCGACTGCAGTCAGTTGGTTTTCGACCGACAAGCCGGTCACGGTCCAGGATCGGCTTGTCCCGCAGGGGCAGTCCTACAAGATCGATCAAGCGGTGATGTGGGGCGTTGCCAAGCTTCCCGGCGGTGATCTGGTTCGCAAGGACGTGGTCGATCCACTGCGCTATCTCAGTCATCCGGTGGTACGGCGCAATTACGAGGCCAGTCTCGATGTGGCGTCGCTTGGCCCGCTGGCGGCGGGAGGCAGTCTCTATGCGCTCCAGGAATATTTCATACCGGTAGCGCAGTTCGATGCGTTCGCGCCGCGCATCGCTGCAATCTTGCGCAACCATCACGTCCACGCGATCAATATCTCCATTCGCCATGCACCGGCCGATACGGGTTCGTGGTTGGCTTGGGCGCAAGAGGAGGTCTTTTCGTTTGTGTTGTACTACTGGCAAGGCATGTCCGCCGCAGACCAGAAGCGGGTCGGTATCTGGACGCGCGAACTGATCGATGCTGCCCTGGCATTGGGTGGAACGTACTACCTGCCGTATCAGTTGCACGCAACGCCGGCACAGTTCGCACGCGCGTATCCGAAGGCGTCGCAGTTGCTGGCACTCAAGGCACGCCTGGACCCAGAGAACCGGTTCCGCAACAAGCTGTGGGACAAATACGGCACAACCTCACAGCAGTTGAGTTGA
- a CDS encoding DUF2278 family protein — MANHYCMFKGKLKFGVPYLDGYNGNPHYAIVAETPDGAEFVVLANVKSDSTMPGAGEAGYHVLYQWTQDFKLPMTADLAALEPGLHQDGFPRIDYVRDTGMVDFPNMQPIALDTATEHNDINALVDTMLTLDRTAAPIDYVYHGSSGDDGRKGWPPRADVTVYGFGYLFEPQHNGLHETHMNQGNPVVHQPGVKDHSRENGTQQDGAVIVEIDGQFQALFIAFQTQRVPTDERGYPVLGAKPILG, encoded by the coding sequence ATGGCCAATCACTACTGCATGTTCAAGGGCAAGCTGAAATTTGGCGTGCCCTACCTCGATGGCTACAACGGCAATCCGCACTACGCCATCGTGGCGGAGACGCCGGACGGCGCGGAGTTTGTCGTGCTCGCCAACGTGAAATCCGACTCGACCATGCCCGGTGCGGGCGAGGCCGGCTACCACGTGCTCTATCAGTGGACGCAGGACTTCAAGCTGCCGATGACAGCCGACCTGGCCGCGCTGGAACCGGGCCTGCATCAAGACGGCTTCCCTCGCATCGATTACGTGCGCGACACGGGCATGGTCGACTTCCCGAACATGCAGCCGATTGCGCTCGATACCGCCACCGAGCACAACGACATCAACGCGCTGGTCGACACCATGCTCACGCTCGACCGCACCGCCGCGCCGATCGACTACGTCTACCACGGCAGCTCCGGCGACGACGGCCGCAAAGGCTGGCCGCCGCGCGCTGACGTGACCGTCTACGGCTTCGGCTACCTGTTCGAGCCGCAGCACAACGGCCTGCACGAGACGCACATGAACCAGGGCAACCCGGTCGTGCATCAGCCCGGCGTGAAAGACCATTCGCGCGAGAACGGCACGCAGCAGGACGGCGCCGTCATCGTGGAGATCGACGGCCAGTTTCAGGCGCTGTTCATTGCGTTCCAGACGCAGCGGGTTCCGACGGATGAGCGCGGGTATCCGGTGCTGGGTGCCAAGCCGATTCTTGGCTGA